In one Bacteroidales bacterium genomic region, the following are encoded:
- the hpt gene encoding hypoxanthine phosphoribosyltransferase, whose protein sequence is MKKIHIQDKEFRLFIPSARIQRAVSKMARQLNKDLKGKDVIFLGVLNGCYMFIADLSRHLTIPCQISFVKLASYSASSTTGEVYDLIGINEDLSNRTVVILEDIIDTGITIEHILAAVQSYHPAEVKIATLFFKKEACKPGFRPDYVGLEIPPQFIVGYGLDYNRFGRNHPDVYIESESKKR, encoded by the coding sequence ATGAAAAAAATCCATATCCAGGATAAAGAGTTCAGGCTTTTTATCCCTTCAGCCAGAATTCAGAGAGCCGTATCAAAAATGGCCCGCCAGCTCAACAAAGACCTTAAAGGCAAGGATGTGATTTTTCTGGGAGTGCTGAACGGTTGCTACATGTTTATTGCAGATCTGAGCCGGCATCTCACCATACCCTGCCAGATTTCGTTTGTTAAACTGGCATCGTATTCTGCCTCATCAACTACCGGCGAAGTTTACGACCTGATCGGAATCAATGAAGACCTGAGCAACAGAACGGTGGTTATCCTGGAAGACATCATTGATACCGGCATTACCATTGAACATATTCTGGCCGCTGTGCAATCGTATCACCCCGCTGAAGTTAAGATTGCCACCCTCTTCTTTAAGAAGGAAGCCTGTAAACCGGGTTTCCGGCCCGATTATGTAGGGCTCGAAATTCCACCGCAGTTCATTGTTGGGTACGGGCTTGATTACAACCGGTTTGGAAGGAATCATCCTGATGTTTATATTGAAAGTGAATCAAAAAAACGTTAA
- the purE gene encoding 5-(carboxyamino)imidazole ribonucleotide mutase codes for MQPLVSIIMGSTTDYPVMEEAAKVLNDLKIPFEINALSAHRTPLQTIEFVKNASGRGVRVFIAGAGGAAHLPGVVAAVTPLPVIGVPIKSSISLDGWDSVLSILQMPPGVPVATMALNGARNAGIFAAQILALTDGEIMQRMIAFKADLEKKIIKANQDLSQIKFDYKVG; via the coding sequence ATGCAACCGCTGGTGAGTATAATAATGGGAAGTACAACGGACTATCCGGTGATGGAGGAAGCTGCCAAAGTGCTGAATGATCTGAAGATTCCCTTTGAAATCAATGCATTGTCGGCGCACCGTACCCCTCTGCAGACCATTGAGTTTGTAAAGAATGCCTCGGGGAGGGGAGTGAGGGTTTTTATTGCCGGAGCAGGCGGCGCGGCTCATCTTCCCGGAGTTGTTGCAGCCGTTACCCCCCTGCCCGTAATAGGTGTCCCGATTAAGTCGTCTATTTCACTTGACGGATGGGATTCGGTGCTTTCCATTCTTCAGATGCCTCCGGGCGTACCGGTCGCCACCATGGCACTGAACGGAGCAAGAAATGCGGGGATTTTTGCAGCCCAGATTCTTGCGCTCACCGACGGGGAGATCATGCAGCGGATGATTGCCTTCAAGGCCGACCTCGAGAAAAAGATCATCAAGGCCAACCAGGATCTGTCACAGATCAAATTTGATTACAAGGTGGGCTGA
- a CDS encoding helix-hairpin-helix domain-containing protein produces MYSIRLLCFRICVAISLWLLSPVMGSSQEINDVPDETTENAAVESTERWEEFEENEAFAGKLADLRLHPVRINQADKEELERLFMLNEFQVLALLDYRKTYGSFSSPYELANVPGFSTDLARQVSGFVIIEPDKWDVPSVKEAFMQGKHTLILRLQEPMQKQAGYRDGYYQGSPLKFYLRYAYRYNTSFSAGYTMEKDPGEPFPYFPAGSLADFTSAYIRTDQNGILRRFVAGDYQLAFGQGLVMWNSYATGKGSGLIDFRRRAEGICRFSSAEENRFFRGAAGTLGLGNTQFSFFFSSKPVDANVTRFDSYSNQVLEFSSLLTTGYHAAPDEIRNRKSVDQTVIGMNATAAFSDFRIGTTWVHYSFDGFWRPYPEPYRLYVFRGRENTVGGIDWQFQRGDFFLFGEWAMTSNKAAAWNAGFLLKPDPAVMASAGLRKYAPAFNNLFARPFGETYNGSNEEGIYCGLELQIFRNITVKGYIDVFAFPWLKYEVDAPSEGSEKMLQVSWNPEKMLSMSLRFSVESKEKNGISDKNGLTALSTYNTRNVRYYLELNPSEEWSFRTRMYAGMFHTNNSNAKISTMLAEDVLWNLTGRKVRITMRYALFDIPDYESRLYAYENDVPMVYSVPSFYGKGTRIYILGLFRPVRWLEAGIKIAGTSFLNRYEIGSGETRIGGNRKTDLGFQLRLSL; encoded by the coding sequence ATGTATTCAATCCGGTTATTGTGCTTCAGAATATGTGTTGCCATATCCTTATGGCTGCTTTCTCCGGTTATGGGGTCTTCCCAGGAAATAAACGATGTACCGGATGAAACAACGGAAAATGCAGCAGTTGAATCAACGGAGCGATGGGAAGAATTTGAAGAAAATGAAGCCTTTGCAGGGAAGCTGGCCGATCTGCGTCTTCACCCGGTTCGAATCAATCAGGCTGATAAAGAGGAACTCGAACGATTGTTCATGCTGAACGAGTTTCAGGTGCTGGCTCTTCTCGATTACCGCAAAACGTACGGGTCTTTTTCAAGTCCTTATGAACTGGCCAATGTTCCAGGTTTCTCAACAGATCTGGCAAGGCAGGTCAGCGGATTTGTAATAATTGAACCAGACAAATGGGATGTGCCCTCTGTAAAGGAAGCGTTTATGCAGGGGAAACACACCCTGATTCTCCGGTTGCAGGAACCCATGCAGAAGCAGGCGGGTTACCGGGATGGATATTATCAGGGAAGTCCGCTGAAGTTTTACTTACGGTATGCTTACCGGTACAATACATCTTTTTCAGCAGGGTATACCATGGAAAAGGATCCCGGAGAGCCGTTTCCTTATTTTCCGGCCGGAAGTCTGGCCGATTTTACATCAGCCTATATAAGGACGGATCAGAACGGAATCCTGCGTCGTTTTGTTGCCGGAGATTATCAGCTTGCTTTCGGACAGGGACTTGTCATGTGGAATAGTTATGCAACAGGGAAAGGCAGCGGGCTTATTGACTTCCGGAGAAGGGCTGAAGGCATTTGCCGGTTTTCTTCAGCCGAAGAGAACAGATTCTTTCGGGGCGCAGCAGGAACTTTGGGGTTGGGAAATACGCAATTCTCCTTCTTTTTTTCCAGCAAGCCGGTTGATGCCAATGTTACCCGGTTTGACAGTTACAGCAATCAGGTACTCGAGTTTTCCAGTCTTCTGACGACAGGGTATCATGCAGCACCTGATGAAATACGTAACCGGAAAAGTGTGGATCAGACAGTAATCGGCATGAATGCAACTGCCGCTTTTAGTGATTTCCGAATCGGGACAACATGGGTGCATTACAGCTTTGATGGTTTCTGGAGGCCTTATCCTGAGCCCTACAGACTGTATGTTTTCCGGGGCCGAGAAAATACCGTTGGCGGAATCGACTGGCAATTTCAGCGCGGCGATTTTTTTCTGTTTGGTGAATGGGCTATGACATCGAACAAAGCAGCAGCGTGGAATGCGGGTTTTCTCCTGAAGCCTGACCCTGCTGTCATGGCTTCGGCAGGCTTAAGAAAATATGCTCCTGCGTTCAATAATTTGTTTGCAAGACCGTTCGGAGAAACATACAATGGTTCCAACGAGGAGGGAATCTATTGCGGCTTAGAGCTTCAGATTTTCCGGAATATCACTGTTAAAGGATACATTGACGTTTTTGCTTTTCCATGGCTGAAATATGAGGTTGATGCACCTTCGGAAGGATCGGAAAAAATGCTTCAGGTATCATGGAATCCCGAAAAAATGCTTTCCATGTCTTTAAGGTTCTCTGTTGAATCAAAAGAAAAAAACGGCATCTCAGACAAAAATGGTTTAACAGCTCTGAGTACTTACAATACCCGGAATGTCCGGTACTATCTGGAGCTCAATCCTTCAGAGGAGTGGAGTTTCAGAACAAGAATGTATGCCGGGATGTTTCATACGAACAACAGCAATGCAAAAATTTCAACCATGTTGGCTGAGGATGTTCTCTGGAACCTTACGGGCAGGAAAGTGAGAATAACCATGCGATACGCCCTGTTCGATATTCCTGATTACGAGAGCCGTCTGTATGCATACGAAAATGATGTACCTATGGTTTATTCCGTGCCTTCTTTTTACGGTAAGGGAACACGTATTTACATTCTGGGCCTTTTCAGGCCGGTTCGGTGGCTGGAAGCAGGCATCAAGATAGCCGGCACGTCGTTTTTGAACAGGTACGAAATAGGAAGCGGAGAAACCCGCATCGGAGGAAACAGAAAGACAGACCTGGGTTTTCAATTGCGCCTTTCCCTCTGA
- a CDS encoding TlpA family protein disulfide reductase: MSRFLLVLSLGFASVAIVYGGNVQISGCEVSYAGSKISLRTYEEYITYQEKILAEATADANGCFSLEFQLERTSLVFWHLGKYFVYLYAEPGKDYHINLPPRADKTEADRLNPYFTEEEVHLLPVTGDSRELNHLITRFDSIYGPYYSQFALSVYGPPDPASADTAVETILRHFNGINHPYFSDYLLYKTAILRCIASQYKARSLSAMYFRNHPVLFENPAYMELFHRIYDSYFSYFGRTDTGKAIYDVINRKQSYTTLRRILAADDVFKGDTLRDLVILKNLHDEFYRNSFNRNAIIHVLDSFRLQGQVVMFRPVAANILKKVTRLMAGYPPPSFRLQDSQGNFKSLEDFKGRYVYLNFCYCSSYSCLKEFEMLNTLYKKLKGYFEIVTILADPTLQKVTDFLNQNDYSWTFLHYGQQPDILKEYDIRAFPTYFLIGPDGKLILSPAPSPAENFQQTLFNVMRSRGDLQ; the protein is encoded by the coding sequence ATGAGCCGATTCCTGCTGGTGCTGTCGTTAGGTTTTGCTTCTGTCGCTATTGTATATGGCGGAAACGTGCAGATTTCGGGATGTGAAGTCAGTTATGCCGGTTCCAAAATTTCCCTCAGAACCTATGAGGAATATATCACGTATCAGGAAAAAATCCTGGCGGAAGCAACTGCCGATGCCAATGGATGCTTCTCACTGGAATTTCAATTGGAACGAACCTCCCTGGTTTTCTGGCATCTGGGGAAATATTTTGTTTATTTATATGCCGAACCGGGAAAAGACTACCATATCAATCTCCCTCCCAGGGCTGATAAGACGGAAGCAGACCGGCTCAATCCGTATTTTACCGAGGAAGAAGTGCATCTTCTGCCGGTGACCGGAGATTCCCGCGAACTGAACCACCTGATCACCCGTTTTGACAGTATTTACGGCCCTTATTACAGCCAGTTTGCGCTTTCGGTTTACGGTCCACCCGATCCGGCATCAGCCGATACAGCCGTCGAAACCATTCTCAGGCATTTTAATGGGATCAACCATCCGTACTTTTCCGATTACCTTTTATATAAGACCGCTATTCTCAGGTGTATTGCCAGTCAGTACAAAGCCCGGAGCCTTTCGGCCATGTATTTCAGGAATCATCCTGTTCTGTTTGAAAACCCGGCATACATGGAATTGTTTCACAGAATTTACGATTCCTACTTTTCCTATTTTGGCAGAACCGATACCGGGAAAGCTATTTACGATGTTATAAACCGTAAGCAGAGCTATACCACACTCCGAAGAATCCTTGCAGCCGATGACGTATTTAAAGGAGACACCTTGCGCGACCTTGTCATCCTGAAAAATCTCCATGATGAATTTTACCGGAACAGTTTTAACAGGAATGCCATAATTCATGTCCTCGATTCCTTCAGGTTGCAAGGACAGGTTGTAATGTTCCGCCCGGTTGCGGCCAACATCCTGAAAAAAGTAACCCGGCTGATGGCCGGTTACCCTCCTCCTTCCTTCCGGCTGCAGGATAGCCAGGGAAATTTCAAATCACTCGAAGATTTTAAGGGGAGGTATGTCTATCTCAATTTTTGCTACTGCTCCAGCTACAGTTGCCTTAAAGAATTTGAAATGCTGAATACCCTCTACAAAAAGCTGAAAGGCTATTTTGAAATCGTCACCATTCTGGCCGATCCGACACTTCAGAAAGTGACGGATTTTCTGAACCAAAATGATTATTCCTGGACCTTTCTTCACTACGGACAACAGCCTGACATTCTAAAAGAGTATGACATCAGGGCTTTCCCAACATATTTTCTTATCGGGCCCGACGGAAAGCTGATCCTTTCGCCGGCACCTTCTCCGGCTGAAAACTTTCAGCAAACTCTTTTTAATGTAATGCGTTCCCGGGGCGATTTGCAGTAA
- the coaD gene encoding pantetheine-phosphate adenylyltransferase — translation MEKIAVFPGSFDPFTIGHESIVRRALPLFDKIIIAVGQNVLKDSYFPLEKKMKWIRQVFQDEPKVEVTTYTGLTVDFCRQRKARYLLRGLRTAADFEYERAIAQVNKALHPEIETVFLLTMPEHSSINSSIVRDIIRNGGDASPFVPKAINLKE, via the coding sequence ATGGAAAAAATAGCTGTATTTCCGGGATCCTTTGATCCGTTTACCATCGGCCATGAATCCATCGTGCGAAGAGCATTGCCATTGTTCGACAAAATCATCATCGCAGTAGGCCAGAATGTTCTGAAAGACAGCTACTTTCCTCTGGAAAAGAAAATGAAATGGATCCGGCAGGTATTTCAGGATGAACCCAAAGTGGAAGTTACAACCTATACGGGCCTCACAGTCGACTTTTGCCGGCAGCGGAAAGCCCGTTACCTCCTCAGGGGCCTGAGGACAGCTGCTGACTTTGAATATGAAAGGGCCATTGCTCAGGTTAACAAAGCCCTGCACCCCGAAATTGAGACTGTTTTTCTCCTTACCATGCCGGAACACAGTTCCATTAATTCATCCATTGTGCGGGATATCATCCGCAACGGAGGCGATGCTTCCCCCTTTGTGCCAAAAGCCATCAATCTGAAAGAGTAA
- a CDS encoding cell wall-active antibiotics response protein, with amino-acid sequence MKMSAGLFWGILFILIGISIVIRVIFNVDFPLFKFLFAFLFIWIGIRIMLGTNVLSTHSEGEHNVIFGEKRWTGEEVGSGEYNIIFGKGVFDLRDIKPEGTEPMLVQIHTVFGATEIKVSKDIPLRIEANAVFGGAEMPNGNNAAFGSVKYESPAFVKDSAHLFIKADVVFGGLQIREY; translated from the coding sequence ATGAAAATGAGTGCCGGATTATTTTGGGGGATATTGTTCATCCTCATTGGAATTTCAATTGTTATCCGCGTTATATTTAATGTGGATTTTCCGCTTTTCAAGTTTCTGTTTGCCTTTCTCTTCATCTGGATCGGCATCCGGATTATGCTGGGAACCAACGTGCTTTCCACTCATTCCGAAGGCGAGCATAACGTCATTTTCGGTGAAAAACGATGGACAGGAGAGGAAGTTGGCTCGGGAGAATACAACATTATCTTCGGAAAAGGCGTATTTGATCTTCGTGACATTAAACCCGAAGGCACAGAACCTATGCTTGTGCAGATTCATACAGTTTTTGGAGCAACGGAAATCAAGGTATCCAAAGACATTCCCCTTCGTATTGAAGCCAACGCCGTATTTGGAGGAGCCGAAATGCCCAATGGCAATAATGCAGCTTTTGGTTCCGTTAAATATGAAAGTCCGGCTTTCGTAAAGGATTCTGCCCACCTCTTTATCAAGGCCGACGTGGTCTTTGGAGGTTTGCAGATTAGGGAATATTAA
- the lon gene encoding endopeptidase La: MSDSIDQRFKNIYISGPVDENSDFIPLIAEEDENHLNKSQVPEQLPILPLRNTVLFPGVVLPITVGREKSIRLIREVYKKDRIIGTVAQKDPDAEEPHHDDLYKIGTVAQLVKILEMPDGGTSVIIQGKKRFAIDEILSEEPYITARVHELKDVHPSPNNAEYQALVESLKETALRIIQLSTNIPPETSFAVKNIESSSFLINFISSNSELTTQEKQRLLEINDLKKRAHRLLEYLNRQVQMLELKNDIQAKVKSELDQQQREYLLHQQMKTIQNELGGNPLEQEIEEMQKKAARKKWSREVAETFEKELDKLQRINPASAEYSVQLNYLYTLLELPWQYYTKDRFDLAKAEQILNQDHFGLEKVKERILEHLAVLKLKGDMKSPILCLYGPPGVGKTSLGKSIARALGRKYVRMSLGGLHDEAEIRGHRKTYIGAMPGRIIQNIKKAKSSNPVFVLDEVDKVGQDFRGDPSSALLEVLDPEQNNAFYDNYLEMEYDLSKVLFIATANTTATIQPALLDRMELIEVSGYIVEEKIEIARRHLIPKQLEAHGLKKKQVDIKPEVLEYIIEKYTRESGVRELDKTLAKIMRHYAREIAFGRKPDSSPDIATIEKILGPPKYIKEKYIGNEIPGVVCGLAWTSVGGEILFVETSISKGKGKLTLTGNLGDVMKESATIALEYVRAHAESLSIPADFFENHDLHVHVPEGAIPKDGPSAGITMATSIASAITQRKVKPFLAMTGEITLVGRVLPVGGIKEKILAAKRAGITDIILSEENRKDISEINEIYLRGITFHYVSNIMEVFKLALMD; encoded by the coding sequence ATGAGTGATAGTATTGACCAGCGTTTTAAAAACATTTATATCTCCGGACCTGTTGACGAAAACTCCGACTTCATACCCCTGATTGCCGAAGAGGATGAGAATCATCTGAACAAATCGCAAGTTCCTGAACAATTGCCGATTTTGCCTCTCCGCAATACCGTGCTTTTCCCCGGGGTCGTTCTTCCTATAACGGTAGGAAGGGAAAAAAGCATCCGCCTCATCCGTGAAGTGTATAAGAAAGACCGGATTATCGGAACGGTTGCCCAGAAAGACCCCGATGCCGAGGAGCCCCATCATGACGATCTCTATAAAATTGGCACTGTAGCCCAGCTGGTGAAAATTCTTGAAATGCCCGATGGAGGCACATCGGTGATTATCCAGGGAAAAAAACGGTTTGCCATTGATGAAATCCTTTCGGAAGAGCCGTATATTACAGCCAGGGTGCATGAATTGAAAGATGTACACCCCAGCCCGAACAATGCCGAATACCAGGCGCTGGTAGAAAGCCTTAAAGAAACTGCTCTCCGGATAATCCAGCTTTCGACAAACATTCCTCCGGAAACTTCGTTTGCAGTTAAAAATATCGAAAGCTCTTCGTTTCTGATCAACTTTATCAGTTCCAACAGCGAACTCACCACACAGGAAAAACAGAGACTGCTGGAAATAAACGATTTGAAGAAACGGGCGCACCGCCTGCTGGAATATCTTAACCGGCAGGTGCAAATGCTCGAACTGAAAAACGATATCCAGGCAAAAGTTAAATCAGAACTCGACCAGCAGCAGAGAGAATACCTTCTGCACCAGCAGATGAAAACCATCCAGAACGAACTGGGCGGAAATCCTCTTGAACAGGAAATTGAAGAAATGCAGAAGAAAGCGGCACGTAAGAAATGGAGCCGCGAAGTCGCTGAAACATTTGAAAAAGAACTGGATAAACTGCAGCGAATCAATCCGGCATCTGCCGAGTATTCCGTCCAGTTGAACTACCTGTACACCCTGCTGGAACTTCCCTGGCAATATTATACCAAAGACCGTTTTGACCTGGCAAAGGCAGAACAGATTCTCAATCAGGATCATTTCGGCCTGGAAAAGGTAAAGGAAAGGATTCTTGAACACCTGGCCGTGCTGAAGCTCAAAGGAGATATGAAATCACCCATTCTCTGCCTTTACGGTCCTCCCGGCGTGGGTAAAACTTCACTGGGCAAATCCATTGCACGTGCCCTTGGCAGAAAATATGTCAGAATGTCACTTGGCGGACTTCATGATGAGGCAGAAATACGGGGGCACAGAAAAACCTATATCGGTGCTATGCCCGGACGAATTATCCAGAACATTAAAAAGGCCAAATCCTCCAATCCGGTTTTTGTCCTCGATGAGGTGGATAAGGTAGGGCAGGATTTCCGCGGGGATCCATCTTCTGCTTTGCTTGAAGTGCTCGATCCGGAACAGAACAATGCCTTCTACGACAACTACCTTGAAATGGAATATGATCTGTCGAAGGTGCTTTTCATTGCTACGGCCAATACTACTGCAACCATTCAGCCTGCTTTGCTCGACCGCATGGAACTGATTGAAGTGAGCGGATATATTGTGGAAGAAAAGATAGAAATTGCCCGCCGGCATCTGATTCCCAAGCAGCTTGAAGCCCATGGTCTGAAGAAAAAACAGGTTGACATTAAACCGGAGGTGCTGGAGTACATTATTGAAAAGTATACGCGGGAATCAGGCGTCCGCGAGCTTGATAAGACCCTGGCTAAAATCATGCGCCATTATGCCCGTGAAATTGCCTTCGGAAGAAAACCCGATTCTTCGCCCGATATAGCCACCATTGAAAAAATTCTGGGCCCTCCGAAATACATCAAAGAAAAGTACATCGGGAACGAAATTCCCGGAGTGGTTTGTGGGCTGGCCTGGACATCGGTGGGAGGAGAAATCCTTTTTGTTGAAACAAGTATCAGCAAAGGAAAAGGTAAACTCACCCTTACCGGGAACCTGGGTGATGTGATGAAGGAATCGGCTACCATAGCCCTGGAATATGTAAGAGCGCATGCCGAGTCACTTTCCATTCCGGCCGACTTTTTCGAAAACCATGATCTTCACGTGCATGTTCCTGAAGGAGCCATTCCAAAGGACGGCCCTTCGGCCGGGATCACCATGGCCACATCCATCGCTTCGGCAATTACCCAGCGTAAAGTTAAGCCCTTCCTGGCCATGACAGGTGAAATTACCCTGGTGGGAAGAGTATTGCCCGTGGGCGGTATCAAGGAAAAAATACTGGCAGCCAAACGCGCCGGGATTACAGACATTATTCTCTCCGAAGAAAACCGCAAAGATATAAGTGAAATCAACGAGATATACCTGAGAGGAATCACCTTCCATTATGTAAGCAATATAATGGAAGTATTTAAGCTGGCACTCATGGATTAA
- a CDS encoding glucose-1-phosphate thymidylyltransferase, with protein sequence MHPVLFEDDARIHLRPFTFTRPVAEIWLGMASNRMRWEKILGKTCSIAAENHLQKKYPLELTDDNILINSAVLPYNGLAERLASLGKREALMKDQKILALRLNGYDAEQFVQGKIPPFRTLQFDGNPLIMHRTWELYRMNRDVFLSDFTLFTSNKVSATLPSHVTCIGQQIFIEEGAIVAPCIMNTETGPIYISRHAEIMEGALIRGPLYLGEHSVIKMGARIYGATTFGPGCKIGGEVNNCIVFGNSNKAHDGFIGNAVIGEWVNMGANTNCSNLKNNYAPVRVWSYAEEEFTETGLQFCGLMMGDYSKCGISSMFNTGTVAGVSVNAFGAGFLPKFIPSFSWGGPSDWKTFQPEKAIETARRMMERRNRTMTAIDEQILHDVFNLTGKYRQKAGIL encoded by the coding sequence ATGCATCCGGTTCTTTTTGAGGATGATGCGCGGATTCACCTGCGGCCTTTTACCTTTACCAGGCCAGTTGCTGAAATCTGGCTGGGTATGGCTTCTAACCGCATGCGCTGGGAAAAAATCCTCGGAAAAACCTGTTCCATCGCCGCTGAAAATCACCTGCAGAAAAAATATCCGCTGGAACTTACTGACGACAACATACTGATTAACAGCGCCGTATTGCCGTATAACGGCCTGGCTGAACGGCTCGCCAGTCTCGGAAAAAGGGAAGCCCTGATGAAGGATCAGAAAATACTGGCTCTTCGCCTGAACGGATACGATGCCGAACAATTTGTCCAGGGAAAAATTCCTCCTTTCAGGACCCTGCAATTTGATGGCAATCCGCTCATTATGCACCGCACCTGGGAACTTTATCGCATGAACAGGGATGTTTTTCTTTCCGATTTCACCCTTTTTACCAGCAACAAAGTGTCTGCTACCCTCCCTTCGCACGTAACCTGCATCGGACAACAGATTTTCATAGAGGAAGGTGCGATTGTGGCACCCTGCATCATGAATACGGAGACCGGCCCGATTTATATTTCCCGGCATGCAGAAATCATGGAGGGAGCGCTGATCCGCGGCCCGCTTTACCTTGGCGAACACTCTGTCATCAAAATGGGAGCACGCATTTATGGTGCTACCACATTCGGCCCGGGGTGCAAAATCGGAGGGGAAGTGAATAACTGCATTGTATTTGGCAATTCCAACAAAGCCCATGACGGGTTCATCGGTAATGCAGTAATTGGCGAATGGGTAAACATGGGAGCCAACACCAACTGCTCCAATCTCAAAAACAACTATGCTCCTGTGCGCGTCTGGAGTTATGCAGAGGAAGAATTCACCGAAACAGGCTTGCAGTTCTGTGGCCTCATGATGGGAGATTACAGCAAATGCGGTATTTCTTCCATGTTTAATACCGGTACCGTGGCAGGAGTGAGTGTAAATGCATTTGGTGCCGGGTTTCTTCCCAAGTTTATTCCTTCTTTCAGCTGGGGCGGACCCTCAGATTGGAAAACCTTTCAGCCGGAAAAGGCAATTGAAACGGCCCGGAGGATGATGGAACGAAGGAATAGAACCATGACCGCTATCGATGAGCAGATTCTTCATGACGTGTTTAACCTTACCGGAAAGTATCGGCAAAAAGCCGGTATTCTTTAA
- a CDS encoding type B 50S ribosomal protein L31 encodes MKKDIHPKNYRLVVFKDMSNGTTFISKSTVATRETIEIDGVEYPLVKLEISNTSHPFYTGKMKLVDTAGRVDKFMNRYKNHLEKKNK; translated from the coding sequence ATGAAGAAGGATATTCATCCGAAGAACTACCGGCTGGTTGTGTTCAAAGACATGTCGAACGGCACTACGTTTATCAGCAAGTCAACTGTTGCCACAAGGGAAACCATTGAGATTGACGGTGTGGAATATCCGCTGGTAAAGCTGGAAATTTCCAATACTTCCCATCCCTTTTACACGGGTAAGATGAAGCTGGTTGACACAGCCGGACGTGTTGACAAGTTCATGAACCGTTACAAGAACCATCTGGAAAAGAAAAACAAATAG